The following coding sequences lie in one Nakaseomyces glabratus chromosome K, complete sequence genomic window:
- the SCM4 gene encoding Scm4p (CAGL0K04279g~Ortholog(s) have mitochondrial outer membrane localization): protein MTNPELITTTKCIGVTSLGLYAGLLTSTSLITSATPLDVLTGSLKNLLCKIGCWATAFGSVSTISLAVSYFLSEKPQRSNTRLAGALIAPITGLYLYASSLANHGCCPSKAKESGLPEGHPQVGADAPVCPFSKTTDGSNGSFHKGSIKSDKCYNALLCHLTVVTLTTCGVFAKSVFDGFQGLL, encoded by the coding sequence atgactAACCCAGAATTGATCACAACCACTAAGTGCATTGGTGTTACCTCTTTAGGTCTATATGCAGGCCTACTAACCTCTACCTCTTTAATCACATCTGCCACTCCTTTGGATGTTCTTACTGGCTCTTTGAAGAACCTGCTCTGCAAAATTGGCTGCTGGGCAACTGCTTTCGGTTCCGTGTCCACCATCTCCTTGGCTGTCTCTTACTTTTTGTCTGAGAAGCCACAAAGATCAAACACCAGATTGGCTGGTGCTTTGATCGCACCAATTACGGGTCTATACTTATACGCCTCTTCTTTGGCTAACCACGGTTGTTGTCCAAGTAAAGCCAAGGAAAGTGGCCTGCCAGAGGGCCATCCACAAGTCGGAGCGGATGCTCCAGTTTGCCCATTCTCTAAGACTACTGATGGCTCTAATGGTTCTTTCCACAAGGGTTCCATCAAGAGTGACAAGTGTTACAACGCTTTGCTATGTCATTTGACTGTCGTCACTCTAACCACCTGTGGTGTCTTTGCCAAGAGTGTCTTCGACGGTTTCCAAGGCTTGTTGTAA